The Corythoichthys intestinalis isolate RoL2023-P3 chromosome 1, ASM3026506v1, whole genome shotgun sequence genome has a segment encoding these proteins:
- the si:ch1073-459b3.2 gene encoding growth arrest-specific protein 1: MRCWCGALALLPWMLVALEAQLICWQALLRCHAEPECELAYSQYLAACEGNLRGTRRQCPSHCINALIRLNHTRSGPDLERCECAQDAECLGAKRAIEPCLPRQYPDDGDGGIGCMEARRRCEEDSHCHASLAAYLSYCGQLFNGRKCSTKCKATIQQMLFIPDGALLNRCVCDGVERPFCEVVKENMSKLCSIGNHHGINADQPDVDDMYEDEDYDARQDREDVYGEHSAAPRWLSTFGMLLVLPLGLICL; this comes from the coding sequence ATGAGATGTTGGTGCGGTGCCCTGGCACTGCTCCCGTGGATGCTGGTGGCCTTGGAGGCCCAGCTCATCTGCTGGCAGGCCCTCCTACGCTGCCACGCCGAGCCCGAGTGCGAACTCGCCTACAGCCAGTACTTGGCTGCCTGTGAGGGCAACCTGCGGGGCACGAGGAGGCAGTGCCCCAGCCACTGCATCAACGCGCTAATCCGCCTCAACCACACCCGCAGCGGGCCAGACCTGGAAAGATGCGAGTGCGCCCAGGACGCAGAGTGCCTGGGGGCCAAACGCGCCATTGAGCCGTGTCTACCACGTCAGTACCCGGACGACGGCGACGGGGGGATCGGTTGCATGGAGGCCCGCAGACGTTGCGAGGAGGACAGCCACTGCCACGCTTCCCTGGCCGCGTACCTGTCCTACTGCGGACAGCTGTTCAACGGACGCAAATGCTCCACCAAGTGCAAAGCCACGATCCAACAGATGCTTTTCATCCCTGACGGGGCACTTCTCAACCGCTGCGTTTGCGACGGTGTGGAGAGGCCTTTCTGCGAGGTGGTCAAGGAGAATATGAGCAAGCTCTGTTCCATCGGGAACCACCACGGCATCAATGCCGATCAGCCGGATGTGGACGACATGTACGAGGATGAGGACTATGACGCCAGGCAGGACAGAGAAGACGTCTACGGCGAGCACTCGGCGGCTCCCAGGTGGTTGTCTACATTTGGGATGCTCTTGGTGCTCCCTCTGGGATTAATCTGCTTGTGA